CCGGTCGAGGTCCAGCTCGTCATGCCCGCCACCACCCTCCTGCCCCCGCAGTCCGCGGAGCCCGGTGATGCCGAGGCGCGCCCCACCGGTGCCGAGTGTGGCTGGATCGGCGAGCACCCGATCCCGGCGGTGATCGCCCGCGACATCGCCCTCGCCGGCGGGGCCGACGAGGCGGCGCGGTGGATCCGGCGGTTGTTCACCGACCCGATCAGCGGCGAGATCACCGCGGCGGACGCGACGCGGCGGCGGTTCACCGGAGCCACCCGACGCGCCATCATCGCCCGCGACCGCGACTGCCGCAGCTGCGGCGCACCCATCCGCCACCTCGACCACATCCAGCCCCACGCCGCCGACGGACCCACCACCATCGCCAACGGGCAAGGCCTGTGCCAACGCTGCAACCAGGTCAAG
This region of Cumulibacter manganitolerans genomic DNA includes:
- a CDS encoding HNH endonuclease, with the translated sequence PVEVQLVMPATTLLPPQSAEPGDAEARPTGAECGWIGEHPIPAVIARDIALAGGADEAARWIRRLFTDPISGEITAADATRRRFTGATRRAIIARDRDCRSCGAPIRHLDHIQPHAADGPTTIANGQGLCQRCNQVKEQPGWRTQPRIIEGRHVTVTTTPTGHAYVSTPPPPVTEPPPRKVVPLEQRLAEYLRRRAG